AGCAGTACGACCCTCTCCTCTTGGCCGAGGGCGACACCCGCAACGTGATCGACCGCTACCGCTACTGGCGGATGGAGGCGATCGTGGCCGACCTCGACACCCAGCGGCATCCGTTCCACGTCGCCATCGAGAACTGGCAGCACGACATGAACATCGGGTCGATCGTGCGCAGCGCCAACGCCTTCCTCGCCGACACTGTGCACATCATCGGTCGCCGACGGTGGAACAAGCGCGGGGCGATGGTGACCGATCGCTACCAGCACGTCGTGCACCACGAAGACGTCGAGACCTTCGCGGCGTGGGCTGCGGCCGAAGGGCTTCCGATCATCGCGGTCGACAACGTCGACGGTGCCGTCCCCGTCGACAAGGCAGATCTCCCGCTCCGCTGCGTCCTGCTCTTCGGTCAGGAGGGGCCGGGATTGTCCAGCGAAGCGCTCGCCGCGGCCTCCGCGCACATCGAGATCACCCAGTA
Above is a window of Microbacterium aurugineum DNA encoding:
- a CDS encoding TrmH family RNA methyltransferase, whose product is MDDASADRTTPDLSAAAATGSIGQPGYGVGPWPGGAEAWPEGEQYDPLLLAEGDTRNVIDRYRYWRMEAIVADLDTQRHPFHVAIENWQHDMNIGSIVRSANAFLADTVHIIGRRRWNKRGAMVTDRYQHVVHHEDVETFAAWAAAEGLPIIAVDNVDGAVPVDKADLPLRCVLLFGQEGPGLSSEALAAASAHIEITQYGSTRSINASAAAAVIMYEWCRRYAG